Proteins encoded within one genomic window of Nonomuraea gerenzanensis:
- a CDS encoding RNA polymerase sigma factor, which produces MPVAVEGLLRELAPQVLGTLVRRYEQFDMCEDAVQEALLDASVQWPRDGVPDNPRGWLVTVAARRVIDHVRSEHARRRREESVAVSVAADELVAPAPGEERPADRDDTLTLLFLCCHPSLSEASQLALTLRAVGGLTTAQIAGAFLVPETTMGQRISRAKQRIKATGAEFRMPPEGERDDRLRVVLHVLYLIFNEGYTATSGPELHRAELTGEAIRLTRAVSRLLPGDGEIMGLLALMLLTEARRPARTGPDGRLIPLAEQDRSLWDRRLVEEGVELVTKALSSTAVGPYQLQAAIAAVHDEAPTAQETDWPQILALYGMLSGLDDNPVVKLNQAVATAMVQGPRAGLGLLDELAGDERMAGHHRLAAVRAHLLEMDGDAEGAVAAYREAARLTTSLPEQRYLEDRATRLS; this is translated from the coding sequence ATGCCGGTCGCCGTCGAGGGCCTGTTGCGGGAGCTGGCGCCGCAGGTGCTGGGCACGCTCGTCCGCCGCTACGAGCAGTTCGACATGTGTGAGGACGCCGTGCAGGAGGCGCTGCTCGACGCGTCCGTGCAGTGGCCGAGGGACGGCGTGCCGGACAACCCGCGCGGCTGGCTGGTGACGGTGGCCGCGCGCCGGGTCATCGACCACGTACGCAGCGAGCACGCGCGCCGGCGCCGCGAGGAGAGCGTGGCGGTCAGCGTGGCGGCCGACGAGCTCGTGGCGCCGGCGCCGGGCGAGGAGCGGCCGGCGGATCGGGACGACACGCTGACGCTGCTGTTCCTGTGCTGCCATCCGTCCCTGTCGGAGGCCTCGCAGCTCGCGCTGACGCTGCGGGCGGTCGGCGGGCTGACGACGGCGCAGATCGCCGGCGCGTTCCTGGTGCCGGAGACGACGATGGGGCAGCGCATCAGCCGGGCCAAGCAGCGGATCAAGGCCACCGGGGCGGAGTTCAGGATGCCGCCGGAGGGTGAGCGGGACGACCGGCTGCGGGTGGTGCTGCACGTGCTGTATCTGATCTTCAACGAGGGGTACACCGCCACGTCCGGACCCGAGCTGCACAGGGCGGAGCTGACGGGGGAGGCGATCCGCCTGACCAGGGCGGTGTCGCGGTTGCTGCCCGGCGACGGGGAGATCATGGGGCTGCTGGCGCTCATGCTGCTCACCGAGGCGCGGCGGCCCGCGCGTACCGGGCCCGACGGGCGGCTGATCCCGCTGGCCGAGCAGGACCGGAGCCTGTGGGACCGGCGGCTCGTGGAGGAGGGCGTGGAGCTGGTCACCAAGGCGCTGTCCTCGACGGCGGTGGGCCCGTACCAGCTCCAGGCGGCCATCGCGGCCGTGCACGACGAGGCGCCCACCGCGCAGGAGACGGACTGGCCGCAGATCCTGGCGCTGTACGGGATGCTGTCGGGCCTCGACGACAACCCGGTCGTCAAGCTCAACCAGGCGGTGGCCACGGCCATGGTGCAGGGGCCGCGCGCCGGGCTCGGCCTGCTCGACGAGCTGGCCGGCGACGAGCGGATGGCGGGCCATCACCGGCTGGCGGCCGTCCGGGCGCACCTGCTGGAGATGGACGGCGACGCGGAGGGGGCGGTGGCCGCGTACCGGGAGGCGGCGAGGCTGACCACGAGCCTGCCGGAGCAGCGCTACCTGGAGGACCGAGCAACTCGGCTGTCTTGA
- a CDS encoding ArsR/SmtB family transcription factor, translating to MDEVAVIEDPAAAEASLDPMRSRLLAELVEPGSATSLAAKVGLARQKVNYHLRTLERHGLVELVEERRKGNVTERVMQAAAASFVISPTALASVQPDPARSPDRLSARWLLALAAQLVRDVGTLITGAAKAQQRVATFAIDGEVRFASAADRAAFAEELAQCVTSLVSKYHDESAAGGRDHRLVVAVHPAVNAKREH from the coding sequence ATGGACGAAGTGGCGGTGATCGAGGACCCCGCGGCGGCCGAGGCGTCGCTCGACCCCATGCGGTCGAGGCTGCTGGCCGAGCTGGTGGAGCCGGGCTCGGCGACCTCGCTGGCGGCGAAGGTGGGCCTGGCCAGGCAGAAGGTCAACTACCACCTGCGCACGCTGGAGCGCCACGGCCTGGTGGAGCTGGTCGAGGAGCGCAGGAAGGGCAACGTCACCGAGCGCGTGATGCAGGCCGCGGCGGCCTCGTTCGTGATCTCCCCCACCGCGCTGGCCTCCGTGCAGCCCGACCCCGCCCGCTCGCCCGACCGGCTGTCGGCCCGCTGGCTGCTCGCGCTGGCGGCGCAGCTCGTACGGGATGTCGGCACGCTCATCACCGGCGCGGCGAAGGCGCAGCAGCGGGTGGCGACGTTCGCCATCGACGGCGAGGTGCGCTTCGCGTCGGCGGCGGACCGGGCGGCCTTCGCCGAGGAGCTGGCCCAGTGCGTGACGTCCCTGGTCAGCAAATATCACGACGAGTCCGCGGCGGGCGGGCGCGATCACCGGCTGGTCGTGGCGGTCCACCCGGCCGTGAACGCCAAGAGGGAGCACTGA
- a CDS encoding SRPBCC family protein, which yields MGHDFELPQEATVGATPEEVWEAISTGPGMDSWFLGRTEVAEGVVRTAFGPFDMPPSTVTAAEPLQRLAHSSDKGDDGRFVAYEFMIEGRERGSTLVRMVTSGFLPGDDWEDEFEYMSRGLELYFATLVEYLGHFAGRTATPVTEFGPPIADWAEAWARLHAAAGGVPRVGERIAVAGVEGVVYHRSSQALGIRSGDAMYRFVQGFGGSMVASHLLFEGEGEGEAEQGVRWRAWLEDLHAG from the coding sequence GTGGGCCACGACTTCGAGCTGCCGCAGGAGGCCACGGTCGGGGCCACCCCTGAGGAGGTCTGGGAGGCCATCTCGACCGGGCCGGGCATGGACTCGTGGTTCCTCGGGCGCACCGAGGTGGCCGAGGGGGTCGTGCGCACCGCGTTCGGCCCGTTCGACATGCCGCCGTCCACCGTCACCGCCGCCGAGCCACTGCAGCGCCTGGCCCACTCCAGCGACAAGGGCGACGACGGGCGGTTCGTGGCCTACGAGTTCATGATCGAGGGGCGGGAGCGGGGCAGCACGCTCGTCCGCATGGTGACCAGCGGGTTCCTTCCGGGCGACGACTGGGAGGACGAGTTCGAGTACATGTCCAGGGGCCTGGAGCTGTACTTCGCGACGCTGGTGGAGTACCTGGGCCACTTCGCGGGGCGGACGGCGACGCCGGTCACGGAGTTCGGGCCGCCCATCGCGGACTGGGCGGAGGCGTGGGCGAGGCTGCACGCGGCGGCCGGCGGGGTGCCCCGGGTGGGCGAGCGGATCGCGGTCGCGGGTGTGGAGGGGGTGGTGTACCACCGCAGCTCCCAGGCGCTGGGGATCCGGTCCGGGGATGCCATGTACCGGTTCGTGCAGGGGTTCGGTGGGTCCATGGTGGCCTCGCATCTGCTGTTCGAGGGCGAGGGCGAGGGCGAGGCGGAGCAGGGGGTGCGGTGGCGGGCGTGGCTGGAGGATCTCCACGCCGGGTGA
- a CDS encoding SAM-dependent methyltransferase — MPSRLSPRLAAVVAALPLEPHSRVLEIGCGPGAAARAVAARLGSGHVLAIDRSAAAIAQARAAAAGEIAAGRMSVRQVAGEDFALLPGEEPFDLVFALRVGALDGRHPDAGRRLLRRIASATRPGARLFIDGGDPLRELPIPR, encoded by the coding sequence ATGCCGTCGCGCCTGTCGCCCCGCCTGGCCGCCGTCGTGGCCGCGTTGCCCCTGGAGCCGCACTCACGCGTCCTGGAGATCGGCTGCGGTCCCGGGGCCGCCGCCCGGGCGGTGGCGGCCCGGCTCGGGAGCGGGCACGTGCTGGCCATCGACAGGTCCGCCGCCGCGATCGCGCAGGCGCGGGCGGCGGCGGCCGGGGAGATCGCGGCCGGGCGGATGAGCGTGCGTCAGGTCGCGGGCGAGGACTTCGCGCTGCTGCCGGGTGAGGAGCCGTTCGATCTCGTGTTCGCCCTGCGCGTCGGCGCGCTCGACGGGCGGCATCCCGACGCCGGCCGGCGGCTGTTGCGGCGGATCGCGTCGGCGACCAGGCCGGGGGCGAGGCTGTTCATCGACGGAGGCGATCCACTGCGGGAGCTTCCCATCCCGCGCTGA
- a CDS encoding metallophosphoesterase family protein: MKVVAISDTHAPRRWRGCPPRVAEHLRGADAILHAGDVCVPSVLNELAAYAPVHVVKGNNDGPDVVAPETLELTLGGLRIGMIHDSGPAKGRLARMRRRFPQADLVVFGHSHIPLDESDGGLRIFNPGSPTDRRRQPHGTLGLLTIEHGALARAEIVPVTP; this comes from the coding sequence GTGAAGGTAGTCGCGATCTCCGACACGCACGCGCCCAGGCGCTGGCGCGGGTGCCCGCCCCGGGTGGCCGAGCACCTGCGCGGCGCGGACGCCATCCTGCACGCGGGCGACGTCTGCGTGCCCTCGGTGCTGAACGAACTGGCCGCGTACGCGCCCGTCCACGTCGTGAAGGGCAACAACGACGGCCCCGACGTGGTGGCGCCGGAGACGCTGGAGCTGACGCTGGGCGGGCTGCGGATCGGCATGATCCACGACAGCGGCCCGGCCAAGGGCCGCCTGGCCCGCATGCGGCGCCGGTTCCCGCAGGCGGACCTGGTGGTCTTCGGTCACTCGCACATCCCGCTCGACGAGTCGGACGGCGGCCTGCGGATCTTCAATCCCGGCTCCCCCACCGACCGCCGCCGCCAGCCGCACGGCACGCTGGGCCTGCTCACCATCGAGCACGGAGCGCTGGCCAGGGCCGAGATCGTGCCCGTCACTCCTTGA
- a CDS encoding ABC transporter substrate-binding protein, whose protein sequence is MANLPRRTLAALGAAALVGVSACGGTASPPVSSPAAQAPSSQAASQGPWTWTDDRGKSISLPQRPQRVVAQSAAAAALWDFGVRPVGVFGPHKLKNGGRDPEVGEVDITKVESIGNVWGEFNVEKYASLQPDLLVAGMYVKDALWYVPEQSVAAVDQIAPTVGVQLSGKPLVQIIEKYGQLAGALGADLNAAPVAEAKQRFEAASAALKQLAADKPDLSVMIVTGTPESLYVAYLPDHPDITYWGDELGLKIVYPERPTESEGGFWEVLSWENADKYQADVILVDARSQSMKIEEMAEKPTWAKLPAVKAGQLYPWHAAERYSYLGYAEVMEELKTELDKARDDVVKE, encoded by the coding sequence ATGGCCAACCTTCCGCGACGCACCCTTGCCGCCCTCGGCGCCGCCGCCTTAGTCGGGGTCAGCGCCTGCGGCGGGACGGCCTCGCCGCCCGTCTCCTCTCCCGCCGCGCAGGCCCCGTCGTCGCAGGCGGCCTCGCAGGGCCCCTGGACCTGGACCGACGACCGCGGCAAGAGCATCTCCCTGCCGCAGCGGCCCCAGCGCGTCGTGGCCCAGTCGGCGGCAGCCGCCGCACTGTGGGACTTCGGGGTGCGGCCGGTCGGGGTGTTCGGCCCGCACAAGCTGAAGAACGGCGGGCGCGATCCGGAGGTGGGCGAGGTCGACATCACCAAGGTGGAGTCGATCGGGAACGTGTGGGGAGAGTTCAACGTCGAGAAGTACGCCTCGCTCCAGCCTGACCTGCTGGTCGCGGGCATGTACGTCAAGGACGCGCTCTGGTACGTGCCCGAGCAGTCGGTCGCGGCCGTCGACCAGATCGCCCCGACCGTCGGCGTGCAGCTCAGCGGCAAGCCCCTGGTGCAGATCATCGAGAAGTACGGCCAGCTCGCCGGAGCCCTCGGCGCCGACCTGAACGCGGCGCCGGTGGCCGAGGCCAAGCAGCGCTTCGAGGCTGCCAGCGCCGCGCTGAAGCAGCTCGCCGCCGACAAGCCCGACCTCAGCGTCATGATCGTCACCGGCACGCCCGAATCCCTGTACGTGGCGTACCTGCCGGACCACCCCGACATCACGTACTGGGGCGACGAGCTGGGCCTGAAGATCGTCTACCCCGAGCGGCCGACGGAGAGCGAGGGCGGCTTCTGGGAGGTGCTGAGCTGGGAGAACGCCGACAAGTACCAGGCCGACGTGATCCTCGTGGACGCGCGCTCCCAGTCCATGAAGATCGAGGAGATGGCCGAGAAGCCCACCTGGGCCAAGCTCCCCGCCGTCAAGGCGGGCCAGCTCTACCCGTGGCACGCGGCCGAGCGCTACAGCTACCTCGGCTACGCCGAGGTCATGGAGGAGCTGAAGACGGAGCTGGACAAGGCGCGCGACGACGTCGTCAAGGAGTGA
- a CDS encoding FAD-binding oxidoreductase produces the protein MSQPYILQDEIQLPGFTGTVHLPGEAGYDEARRSLNPAVDSRPALIAEAQSAGDIRIALLAARAHGVPFAVQSTGHGTHAPCDGGILVKTSPMASVLVDPARRIARVGPGARWSEVIAAAAPFGLAPLSGSSPSVGVTGYTLGGGLGWLARKHGFAADSVVRAEVLLADGRQVTASPDSHPELFWALRGGGGGFGVVTSLEFRLYPVSEVFAGFVYFPIEVAERTLKAYRTWIDQAPDDISTAVVLRRMPDDEQTPAAVRGRHVVMLKVLYAGAAEEAGRLLAPLFLAAGPALLDETRTTTYGGAAMGGTPNRHMDMFDTVPDEVISALVRAAEHAQTVEIRHWGGAMGRPGPDAGPVSHRSTKLSVIVDTVVPGLAEELRPYANGGTFLNFLADPSRTAAAFTGVDYGRLREVKRAYDPDGFFRVGHVVPA, from the coding sequence ATGAGCCAGCCGTACATCCTCCAGGACGAGATCCAGCTCCCCGGCTTCACCGGCACCGTCCACCTGCCCGGCGAGGCCGGCTACGACGAGGCCCGCCGCTCGCTGAACCCGGCCGTCGACTCCCGCCCCGCGCTGATCGCCGAGGCGCAGAGCGCCGGTGACATCCGGATCGCGCTGCTGGCGGCCCGCGCCCACGGCGTCCCGTTCGCGGTGCAGTCCACCGGGCACGGCACGCACGCCCCGTGCGACGGCGGCATCCTGGTCAAGACCTCCCCGATGGCGTCGGTCCTGGTGGACCCGGCCCGCCGGATCGCCCGCGTCGGGCCTGGGGCGCGCTGGAGCGAGGTGATCGCCGCCGCCGCGCCGTTCGGCCTGGCGCCGCTGTCCGGCTCCTCCCCCTCGGTGGGCGTCACCGGCTACACGCTCGGCGGCGGGCTCGGGTGGCTGGCGCGCAAGCACGGGTTCGCGGCCGACAGCGTGGTGCGGGCCGAGGTGCTGCTGGCGGACGGCCGGCAGGTGACCGCGAGCCCCGACAGCCACCCCGAGCTGTTCTGGGCGCTGCGGGGCGGCGGTGGCGGGTTCGGTGTGGTGACCTCGCTGGAGTTCCGGCTCTACCCGGTCTCCGAGGTGTTCGCCGGGTTCGTGTACTTCCCCATCGAGGTGGCGGAGCGGACGCTGAAGGCGTACCGGACCTGGATCGACCAGGCCCCCGACGACATCAGCACGGCGGTCGTGCTCAGGCGCATGCCCGACGACGAGCAGACGCCGGCGGCGGTGCGCGGCAGGCACGTGGTCATGCTCAAGGTCCTGTACGCCGGCGCGGCCGAGGAGGCCGGGCGGCTGCTCGCGCCGCTGTTCCTGGCGGCCGGGCCGGCGCTGCTGGACGAGACCCGCACCACCACCTACGGGGGCGCCGCCATGGGCGGGACGCCGAACCGGCACATGGACATGTTCGACACCGTGCCCGACGAGGTGATCTCCGCGCTGGTGCGGGCCGCCGAGCACGCGCAGACGGTCGAGATCAGGCACTGGGGCGGCGCCATGGGCCGGCCGGGGCCGGACGCCGGGCCGGTGAGCCACCGCTCCACCAAGCTGTCGGTGATCGTGGACACCGTGGTGCCGGGGCTGGCCGAGGAGTTGCGGCCGTACGCCAACGGGGGGACGTTCCTGAACTTCCTGGCGGACCCATCGCGGACGGCGGCGGCCTTCACCGGGGTGGACTACGGGCGGCTGCGCGAGGTCAAGCGCGCCTACGACCCGGACGGGTTCTTCCGCGTCGGCCACGTCGTCCCGGCCTGA
- a CDS encoding nitric oxide synthase oxygenase: MSVISAPAATVTQEAESFLRQCAEGLGWDRERYARRRAAVLDELARTGTYRHTSAELVLGAKLAWRNHTRCVGKLYWKTLMVRDCRRLHHPDAIAAALTTHLVRAHNGGAIRPIITVFPPDTPAAPGPRIVSPQLVRYAGYERPDGTRRGDPANTGLTRLAQELGWSGDGGDFDRLPVLIRDSRGRLTRHDLPHDACPDVPITHPDHPWFAELGLRWYSCPTVSDMRLEIGGVVYPAAPFTGWYVGTEIGTRNFGDRDRYDLLPVIARRLGLDTGDDRTLWKDRALTELNVAVLTSYERAGVRMLDHHTMADQFDRYVQARRRAGEEVHADWSWIIPPTAASVTPVFHDSYDPEVVSPNFFRQ, translated from the coding sequence ATGAGCGTCATCAGCGCGCCGGCCGCCACCGTCACCCAGGAGGCCGAGTCGTTCCTGCGCCAGTGCGCGGAAGGGCTGGGCTGGGACCGGGAGCGGTACGCCCGCCGCCGCGCCGCCGTCCTGGACGAGCTCGCCCGCACGGGCACCTACCGGCACACGTCCGCCGAGCTGGTGCTGGGCGCGAAACTCGCCTGGCGCAACCACACCCGGTGCGTCGGCAAGCTGTACTGGAAGACGCTCATGGTGCGCGACTGCCGCAGGCTGCACCACCCCGACGCCATCGCCGCCGCCCTCACCACCCACCTGGTACGCGCCCACAACGGCGGCGCCATCCGCCCGATCATCACCGTGTTCCCGCCCGACACCCCAGCCGCCCCCGGCCCGCGCATCGTCAGCCCTCAGCTCGTCCGGTATGCCGGCTACGAACGCCCGGACGGCACCCGGCGCGGCGACCCCGCCAACACCGGGCTCACCCGGCTGGCCCAAGAGCTGGGCTGGAGCGGCGACGGCGGCGACTTCGACCGCCTGCCGGTGCTGATCCGCGACTCGCGCGGCCGCCTGACCCGGCACGACCTGCCCCACGACGCCTGCCCCGACGTGCCCATCACCCATCCGGACCACCCGTGGTTCGCCGAGCTGGGATTGCGCTGGTACTCCTGCCCCACGGTCTCGGACATGCGACTCGAGATCGGCGGCGTCGTCTACCCCGCCGCGCCCTTCACCGGCTGGTACGTCGGCACCGAGATCGGCACCAGGAACTTCGGCGACCGCGACCGCTACGACCTGCTGCCGGTGATCGCGCGGCGGCTGGGGCTGGACACGGGCGACGACCGTACGCTCTGGAAGGACCGCGCGCTGACGGAGCTGAACGTCGCGGTGCTGACCTCGTACGAGCGGGCCGGGGTGCGGATGCTCGACCACCACACGATGGCCGACCAGTTCGACCGGTACGTGCAGGCGCGGCGGCGAGCGGGGGAGGAGGTGCACGCCGACTGGAGCTGGATCATCCCGCCCACGGCGGCCTCGGTCACGCCGGTCTTCCATGACTCCTACGACCCCGAGGTGGTCTCACCGAATTTCTTCCGTCAGTAG
- a CDS encoding MFS transporter: MRVPSRTASGPGGVRLRSAFLVSSVGDWIYRFAAPTLILQITGSALSAALAYVLEFIPYVVVGLVAGVIADRWDRRRILIACDCLSFAIALVIVFVAAADRPSVALLYLCAFLLASVRPFYFPAFQGFVVDTVPQERLSRINAWTQTVDSSLGFVGPVVGTAFIAALGVPLATLVNALTFAISALLIYQIAHVHTRATPAGGVRAELSGVGRDFLQGLRILRSIRPVWWGTLLMAAANFAGFIVEGNLVYLVLEVEQLPGVALGVVFGAQGLGAVLGAVVAPRLIDRHPTGRLLAAGMALSALAMALPVALPAVWVMAAAWAVEGVATSVIVVSWFTARQTVVPADAIGRVTSVSRAAAYATIPVGALAGGVVVGGALGAWGGPGRMLFLCAALVQTAVAVGTALSPLRDIDQAAPATTAPATTAPATTAPATTPPATTAPGGSPVGNPPVGGSPTPSTPGDSAASSTSGDP, translated from the coding sequence ATGCGGGTGCCATCGCGCACGGCCTCCGGACCGGGAGGCGTCCGGCTGCGCAGCGCGTTCCTCGTCTCCTCGGTCGGTGACTGGATCTACCGGTTCGCCGCGCCCACGCTGATCCTGCAGATCACCGGCTCCGCGTTGTCGGCGGCGCTGGCGTACGTGCTGGAGTTCATCCCGTACGTCGTGGTCGGGCTGGTCGCGGGCGTCATCGCGGACCGGTGGGACCGCCGCAGGATCCTCATCGCCTGCGACTGCCTGTCCTTCGCGATCGCGCTGGTGATCGTGTTCGTGGCCGCGGCGGACCGGCCGTCGGTGGCGCTGCTCTACCTGTGCGCCTTCCTGCTGGCCAGCGTGCGGCCCTTCTACTTCCCCGCCTTCCAGGGCTTCGTCGTCGACACGGTGCCGCAGGAGCGGCTGTCCAGGATCAATGCCTGGACGCAGACCGTGGACAGCTCGCTCGGGTTCGTCGGGCCCGTCGTCGGCACCGCGTTCATCGCCGCCCTCGGGGTGCCGCTGGCGACGCTGGTCAACGCGCTGACGTTCGCGATCTCGGCGTTGCTCATCTACCAGATCGCCCACGTGCACACGCGGGCGACGCCGGCGGGCGGCGTGCGGGCGGAGCTGTCCGGCGTGGGCAGGGACTTCCTTCAGGGGCTGCGCATCCTCCGCTCGATCAGGCCGGTCTGGTGGGGCACCCTGCTCATGGCCGCCGCGAACTTCGCCGGGTTCATCGTCGAGGGCAACCTCGTCTACCTCGTCCTGGAGGTCGAGCAGTTGCCCGGCGTGGCCCTGGGCGTGGTGTTCGGAGCGCAGGGGCTGGGAGCGGTGCTCGGCGCGGTGGTGGCGCCCCGGCTCATCGACCGCCATCCCACGGGGCGGCTGCTCGCGGCCGGGATGGCGCTGTCGGCGCTGGCCATGGCGCTGCCCGTGGCGCTGCCCGCCGTGTGGGTGATGGCGGCGGCCTGGGCCGTGGAGGGCGTGGCCACGTCGGTGATCGTGGTGTCCTGGTTCACCGCCCGCCAGACGGTGGTGCCCGCCGACGCCATCGGGCGCGTCACCTCGGTGAGCAGGGCCGCGGCGTACGCGACGATCCCGGTCGGTGCGCTGGCCGGCGGGGTGGTGGTCGGCGGCGCGCTGGGGGCGTGGGGCGGGCCGGGCCGGATGTTGTTCCTGTGCGCGGCCCTCGTGCAGACGGCGGTCGCCGTCGGCACCGCCCTGTCACCCCTGCGCGACATCGACCAGGCCGCACCGGCGACCACCGCGCCGGCGACCACCGCGCCGGCGACCACCGCGCCCGCGACCACCCCACCCGCGACCACCGCGCCGGGAGGCTCGCCAGTGGGCAACCCGCCAGTGGGGGGCTCGCCGACGCCGAGCACGCCGGGAGACTCAGCCGCGTCCAGCACCTCGGGGGATCCATGA
- a CDS encoding HesA/MoeB/ThiF family protein, with protein sequence MTHPVLKTSIPYFIAEGSVHFRLGGELTSLEDADGRVSRLLSLLDGTRTPEEVHRDLRAVHPDVTADEVREAIGELDELRLIQSADDPGDDFDQQARERWSNNLGFFETYASLHASKYDFQRRIRDARVAVLGVGGIGSHALIDLVAIGFEDIRIVDFDRIELSNFNRQILYGEPYVGRVKVEVAAERARALNSAVRIDPVQRRLMSGDDVYEVVRDRDIVIAVVDRPKVHIAHWLNEGCVRAGTALIVGGVDTQRALHYTIVPGVSGCIECWYDQVRSNDPTSLAVMNVLDEIDREGGTFGEDTAAFNGLVLFGAGFLVAEMVRIASRVSPPLSVGRMLEMTFHDPRLREAETWKRDPRCAACGDARPKPSLEWLAGDLGPLPF encoded by the coding sequence ATGACTCATCCCGTGCTCAAGACGAGCATCCCCTACTTCATCGCCGAGGGGTCGGTGCACTTCAGGCTGGGCGGCGAGCTCACCTCGCTGGAGGACGCCGACGGCCGGGTCAGCAGGCTGCTGTCGCTGCTGGACGGCACGCGTACCCCGGAGGAGGTCCACCGCGACCTGCGGGCCGTGCACCCCGACGTGACCGCGGACGAGGTCCGCGAGGCCATCGGCGAGCTCGACGAACTCCGCCTGATCCAGAGCGCCGACGACCCCGGCGACGACTTCGACCAGCAGGCTCGCGAGCGCTGGTCCAACAACCTCGGCTTCTTCGAGACCTACGCCTCGCTGCACGCCTCCAAGTACGACTTCCAGCGCCGCATCCGTGACGCCCGCGTCGCCGTGCTCGGCGTCGGCGGGATCGGCAGCCACGCGCTGATCGACCTGGTCGCCATCGGCTTCGAGGACATCAGGATCGTCGACTTCGACCGGATCGAGCTGTCGAACTTCAACCGGCAGATCCTCTACGGCGAGCCGTACGTGGGCCGGGTCAAGGTGGAGGTGGCGGCCGAGCGGGCGCGCGCGCTCAACAGCGCCGTGCGGATCGACCCGGTGCAGCGCAGGCTGATGTCCGGCGACGACGTGTACGAGGTCGTCCGCGACCGCGACATCGTGATCGCCGTGGTGGACCGGCCCAAGGTGCACATCGCCCACTGGCTGAACGAGGGCTGCGTACGGGCGGGCACGGCGCTCATCGTGGGCGGCGTGGACACCCAGCGGGCGCTGCACTACACGATCGTGCCCGGCGTGTCCGGCTGCATCGAATGCTGGTACGACCAGGTGCGCAGCAACGACCCCACCTCCCTGGCCGTGATGAACGTGCTCGACGAGATCGACAGGGAGGGCGGCACGTTCGGCGAGGACACCGCCGCCTTCAACGGCCTGGTGCTGTTCGGCGCGGGCTTCCTGGTGGCCGAGATGGTGCGGATCGCCAGCCGGGTCTCGCCGCCGCTGTCGGTGGGCCGGATGCTGGAGATGACCTTCCACGACCCCCGCCTGCGCGAGGCCGAGACGTGGAAGCGCGACCCGCGCTGCGCGGCGTGCGGCGACGCCCGGCCGAAGCCGAGCCTGGAGTGGCTCGCCGGCGACCTCGGCCCCCTGCCCTTCTGA